A genomic segment from Burkholderia plantarii encodes:
- a CDS encoding MFS transporter, translating to MSRATQAPAPDAMPAPARLSPSMVRRAIFASVLGNGLEWFDFLIYGYFSKIIAQVFFPSGNALVSLLLTLATFAIGFVVRPIGGILLGVYADRAGRSRALSLLIISMAASTLLMGLTPGYARIGYAAPALVILARVLQGLSVGGQFATASAMLVEYAPPGRKMFYGSFNMTAQSFALLLSSGAGYLLTTRLSHDALVAWGWRVPFLCGALAGPLGFYIRHKVAESPEFQQLSREQPGRRPKLPLAAFFRDNGRAALCAMGVIAVGAATNYVWHSYIAVYVERQLHLPLQVALRGAFFSGLLNLFLFPLSGRLADRFGAYRLFYPVTIAWMICAYPLYLFVVTEPSASRLFIAQMVSTVFLAAMSGAHPGMLATLFPVQSRSSGVALSYNIAVTLFGGLAPFTVTWLISLTGSSLTPAFYLIFAGFVSLALVGLSRRGHPELGIEAPATTRTPA from the coding sequence ATGAGCCGCGCCACGCAAGCGCCGGCACCGGACGCGATGCCGGCCCCGGCACGCCTGTCGCCGTCGATGGTGCGCCGCGCGATCTTCGCCTCGGTGCTCGGCAACGGCCTGGAATGGTTCGATTTCCTGATCTACGGCTATTTCTCGAAGATCATCGCGCAGGTGTTCTTCCCGTCCGGCAACGCGCTGGTCTCGCTGCTGCTCACGCTGGCGACGTTCGCGATCGGCTTCGTGGTGCGGCCGATCGGCGGCATCCTGCTGGGCGTCTATGCCGATCGCGCGGGCCGCAGCCGCGCGCTGTCGCTGCTGATCATCTCGATGGCGGCCAGCACGCTGCTGATGGGCCTCACGCCCGGCTACGCGCGGATCGGCTACGCGGCACCCGCGCTGGTGATCCTCGCACGCGTGCTGCAGGGGCTCTCGGTGGGCGGCCAGTTCGCGACCGCCTCGGCGATGCTGGTCGAGTACGCGCCGCCGGGCCGCAAGATGTTCTACGGCAGCTTCAACATGACGGCGCAGTCGTTCGCGCTGCTGCTCTCGTCGGGCGCGGGCTACCTGCTCACCACGCGGCTCTCGCACGACGCGCTGGTGGCGTGGGGCTGGCGCGTGCCGTTCCTGTGCGGCGCGCTGGCCGGCCCGCTCGGCTTCTACATCCGCCACAAGGTGGCCGAGTCGCCCGAGTTCCAGCAGCTGAGCCGCGAGCAGCCGGGCAGGCGCCCGAAGCTGCCGCTCGCCGCGTTCTTCCGCGACAACGGCCGCGCCGCGCTCTGCGCGATGGGCGTGATCGCGGTGGGGGCGGCCACCAACTACGTCTGGCATTCGTACATCGCCGTCTACGTCGAGCGCCAGCTGCACCTGCCGCTGCAGGTCGCGCTGCGCGGCGCGTTCTTCTCGGGCCTGCTGAACCTGTTCCTGTTCCCGCTGTCGGGGCGCCTGGCCGACCGCTTCGGCGCGTACCGGCTGTTCTATCCGGTCACGATCGCCTGGATGATCTGCGCCTATCCGCTCTACCTGTTCGTCGTCACGGAGCCGTCGGCCTCGCGCCTGTTCATCGCGCAGATGGTCTCGACGGTATTCCTCGCGGCGATGTCGGGCGCGCATCCCGGCATGCTCGCGACGCTGTTCCCGGTGCAAAGCCGCTCGTCCGGCGTCGCGCTGTCGTACAACATCGCGGTCACGCTGTTCGGCGGCCTGGCGCCGTTCACCGTCACCTGGCTGATCTCGCTGACGGGCAGCAGCCTGACTCCCGCGTTCTATCTGATCTTTGCCGGCTTCGTCTCGCTCGCGCTGGTCGGGCTGTCCCGTCGCGGACATCCCGAACTCGGCATCGAGGCGCCGGCCACCACGAGGACCCCCGCTTGA
- a CDS encoding PAS sensor domain-containing protein: MTETSSLDGFMIDQAPDALIASDARGTIIRWNLAAEALLGYRADEALGRSLDLLIPPHLRAAHWRGFEQAMRTGRTKHHGEAVLTAATHKDGTRRYAEVAFSLIRDGEGRIAGALAIARPKRREG, from the coding sequence ATGACGGAAACGTCTTCACTGGACGGGTTCATGATCGACCAGGCCCCCGATGCGCTGATCGCCTCGGACGCGCGCGGCACGATCATCCGCTGGAATCTCGCGGCCGAGGCGCTGCTCGGCTATCGCGCCGACGAGGCGCTCGGCCGCAGCCTGGACCTGCTGATCCCGCCGCATCTGCGCGCCGCGCACTGGCGCGGCTTCGAGCAGGCGATGCGCACGGGCCGCACGAAACATCACGGCGAGGCCGTGCTGACCGCGGCGACGCACAAGGACGGCACGCGCCGTTATGCGGAGGTGGCGTTCTCGCTGATCCGGGATGGAGAAGGGCGGATCGCCGGGGCGCTCGCGATCGCGCGGCCGAAGCGGCGCGAGGGGTGA
- the yfdE gene encoding CoA:oxalate CoA-transferase, whose translation MTFPSDNTGRRAGPFSNLLVIDLTHVLNGPFGTSILADLGARVIKVEQPGHGDDTRLYGPFVQDQSLYFSFVNRGKESVVLDLKDEADRTIFLNMVRRADVLAENFRPGTMQRLGFSYETLSALNPRLVYASSSGFGQTGPMATYPAYDTIVQAMSGIVDATGFPDGPPTRVGTSLSDLCGGLYLFSGIASALYDRERTGRGTHVDVAMFDATLAFLEHGFMSYVATGRAPGRIGNRHPYMAPFDIYEARDRPLVICAGNDALFLKLCEALGRPGLAADPRFAGNHERMEHADALRRELETSLRERDAAHWLRVIHEAGVPVGPLLDIAEAAALPQTAARNMLIEAGGIRMPGNPLKLGGYDDPAVRPGAPSLDQHGEALRSEFATRKPAW comes from the coding sequence ATGACATTCCCATCCGACAACACCGGCCGTCGCGCCGGCCCGTTTTCCAACCTGCTCGTGATCGATCTCACGCACGTGCTCAACGGCCCGTTCGGCACCAGCATCCTGGCCGATCTCGGCGCGCGCGTGATCAAGGTGGAGCAGCCCGGCCACGGTGATGACACGCGCCTCTACGGCCCGTTCGTGCAGGACCAGTCGCTCTACTTCAGCTTCGTCAATCGCGGCAAGGAAAGCGTCGTGCTCGATCTCAAGGACGAAGCCGACCGCACCATCTTCCTGAACATGGTGCGCCGCGCCGACGTGCTGGCCGAGAACTTCCGGCCGGGCACCATGCAGCGGCTCGGCTTTTCCTACGAGACGCTGTCGGCGCTGAACCCGCGGCTGGTCTACGCCTCGTCGTCGGGCTTCGGCCAGACCGGGCCGATGGCCACCTATCCGGCCTACGACACCATCGTGCAGGCGATGAGCGGCATCGTCGACGCGACCGGCTTTCCCGACGGGCCGCCCACGCGCGTCGGCACCTCGCTGTCGGACCTGTGCGGCGGCCTCTACCTGTTCAGCGGCATCGCCAGCGCGCTCTACGACCGCGAGCGCACGGGCCGCGGCACGCACGTCGACGTGGCGATGTTCGACGCGACGCTCGCGTTCCTCGAACACGGCTTCATGTCCTACGTGGCGACCGGCCGTGCGCCGGGCCGGATCGGCAACCGCCATCCCTACATGGCCCCGTTCGACATCTACGAGGCGCGCGACCGCCCGCTCGTGATCTGCGCCGGCAACGACGCGCTGTTCCTGAAGCTGTGCGAAGCGCTCGGCCGGCCCGGGCTGGCCGCCGATCCGCGCTTCGCCGGCAACCACGAGCGCATGGAGCACGCCGACGCGCTGCGGCGCGAACTCGAGACGAGCCTGCGCGAGCGGGACGCGGCCCACTGGTTGCGCGTGATCCACGAGGCCGGCGTGCCGGTGGGGCCGCTGCTGGACATCGCCGAGGCGGCGGCGCTGCCGCAGACGGCCGCGCGCAACATGCTGATCGAGGCGGGCGGCATCCGGATGCCCGGCAATCCGCTCAAGCTCGGCGGCTACGACGATCCGGCGGTGCGCCCCGGTGCGCCGTCGCTCGACCAGCACGGCGAGGCCTTGCGCAGCGAGTTCGCGACGCGCAAGCCGGCCTGGTGA
- a CDS encoding MmgE/PrpD family protein encodes MPMLDRRNFLKTGAAGALASATGGTAFAQSRPAESTASTAPAPEAPIPAATAAPAAANPPRVTRMLAEFIQRTSYRDLPAAARREGVRTFMNWVGVAVGGSRDATVERAVAALAPFSGPPQANLLGRTERFDIMNAAFVNGVSSHIFDYDDTHLKTIIHPAGPVASAILAYAQYRPVSGADFLNALVLGIETELRIGNAVYPNHYDVGWHITGTCGVFGSAAAMARLMGLSVQQTVWALGLAASQPVGLRESFGSMNKSFNPGRAAANGMFAAILASRDYTSSDGMIEAKRGWANAISTKQDYREITEGLGTHYESTLNTYKPFACGIVIHPALDAAIQLRNQNRLSADQIERIDLRVHPLVLELTGKKTPRTGLEGKFSIYYAVAIAIIDGAAGEKQFSDAKVRDPRVVALRDKVDAIVDPTIRPEQVDMTITLKDGRKLHMFIRHAIGSTEVPMSDAQLEKKFADLADGILPADQTRALIERCWQVERLDSAAEIVTLAVPR; translated from the coding sequence ATGCCGATGCTTGACCGTCGCAACTTCCTCAAGACGGGCGCCGCCGGCGCCCTGGCCTCCGCCACCGGCGGAACCGCGTTCGCGCAAAGCCGCCCCGCCGAATCAACGGCTTCGACGGCTCCGGCGCCCGAGGCGCCGATTCCAGCCGCAACGGCCGCGCCGGCCGCCGCCAATCCGCCGCGCGTCACGCGGATGCTCGCCGAATTCATCCAGCGCACGAGCTACCGCGATCTGCCAGCGGCGGCGCGCCGCGAAGGCGTGCGGACCTTCATGAACTGGGTCGGCGTGGCGGTCGGCGGTTCGCGCGACGCAACCGTGGAGCGCGCCGTGGCCGCGCTCGCGCCGTTCTCGGGGCCGCCGCAGGCGAACCTGCTGGGGCGCACCGAGCGCTTCGACATCATGAACGCGGCGTTCGTCAACGGCGTCAGCAGCCATATCTTCGACTACGACGACACGCACCTGAAGACAATCATCCACCCGGCCGGGCCGGTGGCCTCCGCGATCCTCGCCTATGCCCAATATCGACCGGTGTCGGGCGCGGATTTCCTCAATGCGCTGGTGTTGGGCATCGAGACCGAATTGCGGATCGGCAACGCCGTCTACCCCAATCACTACGACGTGGGCTGGCACATCACCGGCACCTGCGGCGTGTTCGGCTCGGCGGCGGCGATGGCCAGATTGATGGGCCTGAGCGTGCAGCAGACGGTCTGGGCACTGGGCCTGGCGGCCTCGCAGCCGGTCGGCCTGCGCGAATCGTTCGGCTCGATGAACAAGAGCTTCAATCCCGGCCGGGCCGCCGCGAACGGCATGTTCGCCGCGATCCTCGCCAGCCGCGACTACACCAGCTCGGACGGCATGATCGAAGCCAAACGCGGCTGGGCCAATGCGATCAGCACCAAGCAGGACTACCGCGAGATCACCGAAGGCCTCGGCACCCACTACGAATCGACGCTGAACACCTACAAGCCGTTTGCCTGCGGAATCGTGATCCATCCCGCGCTCGACGCGGCCATCCAGCTGCGCAACCAGAACCGCCTGAGCGCGGATCAGATCGAGCGCATCGATCTGCGCGTCCATCCTCTGGTGCTCGAGCTGACCGGCAAGAAAACACCGCGCACCGGCCTCGAGGGAAAGTTCAGCATCTATTACGCGGTCGCCATCGCGATCATCGACGGGGCGGCGGGGGAAAAGCAGTTCAGCGACGCGAAAGTGCGCGACCCGCGCGTGGTCGCATTGCGAGACAAGGTGGATGCGATCGTCGATCCGACGATCAGGCCCGAGCAGGTGGACATGACCATCACGCTCAAGGACGGCCGCAAGCTGCACATGTTCATCCGGCACGCGATCGGCAGCACCGAGGTGCCGATGAGCGATGCGCAACTGGAGAAGAAGTTCGCCGACCTGGCGGACGGCATCCTGCCCGCCGATCAGACTCGTGCGCTGATCGAGCGGTGCTGGCAGGTCGAACGACTCGACAGCGCGGCAGAGATCGTCACGTTGGCCGTGCCGCGCTGA
- a CDS encoding YoaK family protein, translating to MASESAREPPAAPPLRVNVRRVVALTTVCGFVEVIGFRDAGGIYPAIMTGNTVQLGWSLAQGAGARFALLAFAIGAFFVGCLAASLIRRHLKRPALELCIMAALLVAADFVRGHPALRVPVELPVLALALGMQGETVSRFGAVSLQTLVVTNNIVKFCDAFVGRYLGGRHAKAPRPALAEVLLPGLAWLTYSLSAAAGAIVSAWIAMPLIVPALILVLVTVDLIRMPDR from the coding sequence ATGGCGAGCGAATCCGCCCGCGAGCCGCCCGCCGCGCCGCCGCTGCGCGTCAACGTGCGGCGCGTGGTGGCGCTGACCACCGTGTGCGGCTTCGTCGAGGTGATCGGGTTTCGCGACGCCGGCGGCATCTATCCGGCCATCATGACCGGCAACACCGTGCAGCTCGGCTGGAGCCTCGCGCAGGGCGCGGGCGCGCGCTTCGCGCTGCTGGCCTTCGCGATCGGCGCGTTCTTCGTCGGCTGTCTGGCGGCCAGCCTGATCCGGCGCCACCTGAAGCGGCCCGCGCTCGAACTCTGCATCATGGCGGCGCTGCTGGTGGCGGCCGATTTCGTGCGCGGCCACCCGGCGCTGCGGGTTCCGGTCGAGTTGCCGGTGCTGGCGCTCGCGCTCGGCATGCAGGGCGAGACGGTCAGCCGCTTCGGCGCGGTGTCGCTGCAGACGCTGGTGGTCACCAACAACATCGTGAAGTTCTGCGATGCCTTCGTCGGGCGCTATCTCGGCGGCCGGCACGCGAAGGCGCCGCGCCCGGCGCTGGCCGAGGTGCTGCTGCCGGGGCTGGCCTGGTTGACCTACAGCCTGTCGGCCGCGGCCGGGGCGATCGTCTCGGCGTGGATCGCGATGCCGCTGATCGTGCCGGCGCTGATCCTGGTGCTCGTGACGGTCGACCTGATCCGCATGCCGGACCGCTGA
- a CDS encoding GntR family transcriptional regulator, with protein MRKSVDTLASDADGESSRVTEIIDWIARGIIEGRLPSGADLNSVELARRFQVSRTPVREALFVLSREGLVDWAPRRRPRVSGIELQDVRELYQLRAVLYAQVSGAIVERATGHDIARLWAAHGRLAEAAARGDVDGYFWANVAFRDEELQVCGNRIFREVLDSMRLRINRLRRFSTALPGRMQRSCTDHQRLCEAYADRDAGLAAALNQSIVTGALRAIEQAWQEGGAPGGAVAIDA; from the coding sequence ATGAGAAAAAGTGTCGACACATTGGCGTCCGATGCCGACGGAGAATCGTCGCGTGTGACGGAAATCATCGACTGGATCGCGCGCGGCATCATCGAGGGGCGGCTGCCGTCCGGTGCCGACCTGAATTCGGTCGAGCTGGCCAGGCGCTTCCAGGTGAGCCGCACGCCGGTGCGTGAAGCGTTGTTCGTGCTGAGTCGCGAGGGGTTGGTGGACTGGGCGCCGAGGCGGCGGCCGCGCGTGTCGGGCATCGAGCTGCAGGACGTGCGCGAGTTGTACCAGCTGCGGGCGGTGCTGTATGCGCAGGTGTCCGGTGCGATCGTCGAGCGCGCCACCGGGCACGACATCGCGCGCCTGTGGGCCGCGCATGGCCGGCTCGCCGAGGCCGCCGCGCGCGGCGACGTGGACGGATATTTCTGGGCCAACGTCGCGTTCCGGGACGAGGAACTGCAGGTCTGCGGCAATCGGATCTTTCGCGAAGTGCTCGACTCGATGCGCCTGCGCATCAACCGGCTGCGCCGTTTCAGCACGGCCTTGCCGGGCCGCATGCAGCGGTCCTGCACCGATCATCAGCGCCTCTGCGAAGCGTATGCGGATCGCGATGCGGGACTGGCCGCGGCGCTGAACCAGTCGATCGTGACGGGCGCGCTGCGGGCGATCGAGCAGGCATGGCAGGAAGGCGGGGCGCCCGGCGGCGCCGTGGCCATCGACGCCTAG
- a CDS encoding porin — MKKHHAAAAVLLAGCASAYAQQDEIDEALQLATGGGGGGSSVMLYGVIDANVEYLTHASTTGGALVRENSGGIHNSRFGVRGSEDLGGGNSAWFVLESGFNTNDGTQATAGTLFNRTSAVGLSNRTFGSLSFGLQYTPMYDVMLRYDPMSFSPQYTWFPTTGSSDSFSFRARNSNMVKYVGRFGGVTAIAGYSFGGDPASFQSSAAYGGGLDYDGGTFGVGLAYDYRNGAINTAGNFTKSRNISLAFRQDVGRGQLMAGYEHFLTDPSSVKTPSSAQALWFAGIRYPVMRNLKVTAAYYYDQDKTPGESNTWMGVLSTQYALSKRTSLYATVAYAQATRGNNGSFTPVGTTDETAFGPNQTGVTIGMFHRF, encoded by the coding sequence GTGAAAAAGCACCATGCCGCAGCCGCCGTGCTGCTTGCCGGATGCGCGTCCGCTTACGCGCAGCAGGATGAAATCGACGAAGCGCTGCAACTGGCGACGGGCGGCGGAGGCGGCGGCAGCTCGGTGATGCTGTACGGCGTGATCGACGCGAACGTCGAATACCTGACCCACGCGAGCACCACGGGCGGCGCGCTGGTGCGCGAGAATTCCGGCGGCATCCACAACTCGCGGTTCGGCGTGCGCGGCTCGGAAGACCTCGGCGGCGGCAATTCGGCCTGGTTCGTGCTCGAGTCCGGCTTCAACACCAACGACGGCACCCAGGCCACGGCGGGCACGCTGTTCAACCGCACCTCGGCCGTCGGCCTGTCGAACCGCACGTTCGGCTCGCTGTCGTTCGGCCTGCAGTACACGCCGATGTACGACGTGATGCTGCGCTACGACCCGATGTCGTTCTCGCCGCAATACACGTGGTTCCCGACCACCGGCTCGTCCGATTCGTTCTCGTTCCGCGCGCGCAACAGCAACATGGTGAAGTACGTGGGCCGCTTCGGTGGCGTCACTGCGATCGCAGGCTACAGCTTCGGCGGCGATCCGGCCTCGTTCCAGAGCAGCGCGGCCTACGGCGGCGGCCTCGACTACGACGGCGGCACGTTCGGCGTCGGTCTCGCCTACGATTACCGCAACGGCGCGATCAACACCGCCGGCAACTTCACGAAGTCGCGCAACATCTCGCTGGCGTTCCGCCAGGACGTGGGCCGCGGCCAGCTGATGGCGGGCTACGAACACTTCCTGACCGATCCGTCGAGCGTGAAGACGCCGTCGTCGGCGCAGGCGCTGTGGTTCGCGGGCATCCGCTACCCGGTGATGCGCAACCTGAAGGTGACGGCCGCCTACTACTACGACCAGGACAAGACGCCGGGCGAGTCGAACACCTGGATGGGGGTGCTGAGCACGCAATACGCGCTGTCCAAGCGCACCTCGCTCTATGCGACGGTGGCCTACGCGCAGGCTACGCGCGGCAACAACGGCAGCTTCACGCCGGTCGGCACCACCGACGAAACCGCGTTCGGTCCGAACCAGACCGGGGTGACGATTGGCATGTTCCACCGGTTCTGA
- a CDS encoding LysR family transcriptional regulator, with product MELRHLRYFLAVAEEGQFTRAAERLAMQQPPLSQQIRLLEEEIGFDLFVRQPRGVELTPAGRAFAQNAGLVLDTLQQGIAHARRIARGELGAIAVGLTSSAGFHPLTTDAIRAFRAANPGIEISLSERNAAELIEGLSNGQLQVAFLRKPVDTPSGVAFEQMLDEPMVVVLPVGHRLLEGMGDAPPAISLKALEHEEFILVRRPGAPGMYADFLAACRRQGFVPHVAREVPRMLTGIHMVAAGLGVTLVPASMRRYDHRSAVFCPLTDGAGFSAPLHLAYPVEMRDPAAARFVAFVLAQRGALGSPASD from the coding sequence ATGGAATTGCGACACCTGCGGTACTTCCTCGCCGTCGCCGAGGAAGGCCAGTTCACCCGCGCCGCCGAGCGGCTGGCGATGCAGCAGCCGCCGCTGTCGCAGCAGATCCGGCTGCTGGAGGAGGAAATCGGTTTCGACCTGTTCGTGCGCCAGCCGCGCGGCGTGGAGCTGACGCCGGCCGGCCGCGCGTTCGCGCAGAACGCCGGGCTGGTGCTCGACACGCTGCAGCAGGGCATCGCGCACGCGCGGCGGATCGCGCGCGGCGAACTCGGCGCGATCGCGGTCGGGCTGACCAGCTCGGCCGGCTTCCACCCGCTGACCACCGACGCGATCCGCGCGTTTCGCGCGGCCAACCCCGGCATCGAGATCTCGCTGTCGGAGCGCAACGCGGCCGAGCTGATCGAGGGGCTGTCGAACGGGCAGCTGCAGGTGGCGTTCCTGAGAAAACCGGTGGATACGCCGTCAGGGGTGGCGTTCGAGCAGATGCTCGACGAGCCGATGGTGGTGGTGCTGCCGGTCGGGCACCGGCTGCTGGAGGGGATGGGCGACGCGCCGCCGGCGATCTCGCTGAAGGCGCTCGAACACGAGGAGTTCATCCTCGTGCGCCGGCCCGGCGCGCCCGGCATGTACGCCGATTTCCTCGCCGCGTGCCGGCGCCAGGGGTTCGTGCCGCATGTCGCGCGCGAGGTGCCGCGCATGCTGACCGGCATCCACATGGTGGCGGCCGGCCTCGGCGTGACGCTCGTGCCGGCCTCGATGCGCCGCTACGATCACCGCAGCGCGGTGTTCTGCCCGCTCACGGACGGCGCCGGCTTCTCGGCGCCGCTGCATCTCGCGTATCCGGTCGAGATGCGCGATCCGGCGGCGGCGCGGTTCGTGGCGTTCGTGCTGGCCCAGCGCGGCGCGTTGGGCAGCCCGGCCTCCGACTGA
- the oxc gene encoding oxalyl-CoA decarboxylase: MADISTQPATTDGFHLVVQALKLNGLDTIYGVAGIPITDLARLAQAEGIRYLGFRHEQSAGHAAAISGYLRQWPGVCLTVSAPGFLNGLVALANATTNGFPMIQISGSSDRAIVDLQQGDYEELDQLSAARPFAKAAFRVNRPEDIGIGLARAIRAAVSGRPGGVYLDLTAAALAATLDAPAAARSLVTVVDAAPARAPQPQAVSRALALLAEARRPLVILGKGAAYARAEGGIRAFLEATGIPYLPMSMAKGLLPDDHPQSAAAARSLALGQADVVMLVGARLNWLLGHGRAPQWAQDARFIQIDIEPAEFDSNRAIDAPLAADIGSAMAALHAGLAATPVQAPRDWIEAIAERRRRNETRMAQTLQADPSPMTFQSALRAVRDVLAAHDEVHLVNEGANTLDFARNIIDMRQPRRRLDAGTWGVMGIGMGYAIGAAVTSGQPVVALEGDSAFGFSGMEIETLCRYRLPVVIVVFNNGGIYHGDDVNRGGGTDPGPTVLMGAARHDRLIEAFGGTGYRVERPAELAAALSAALAAGTPALIDCVIDPHAGTESGHLKNLNPRSALAAAK; this comes from the coding sequence ATGGCGGACATTTCCACCCAGCCGGCCACGACGGACGGCTTTCATCTGGTCGTGCAGGCGCTGAAGCTGAACGGCCTCGACACGATCTACGGCGTCGCCGGCATTCCCATCACCGATCTCGCGCGGCTCGCCCAGGCCGAGGGCATCCGCTATCTCGGGTTTCGCCACGAGCAGTCGGCCGGCCACGCGGCGGCCATCTCGGGCTATCTGCGGCAGTGGCCGGGCGTGTGCCTGACCGTCTCGGCGCCGGGCTTCCTGAACGGGCTCGTGGCGCTGGCCAACGCCACCACCAACGGCTTCCCGATGATCCAGATCAGCGGCTCGAGCGATCGTGCCATCGTCGACCTGCAGCAGGGCGACTACGAGGAACTCGACCAGCTCAGCGCGGCGCGGCCGTTCGCGAAAGCAGCATTCCGCGTCAACCGGCCCGAGGACATCGGCATCGGGCTCGCGCGTGCGATTCGCGCGGCGGTGTCGGGGCGCCCCGGCGGCGTCTATCTCGACCTGACGGCCGCCGCGCTGGCCGCGACGCTCGACGCGCCGGCGGCGGCGCGCTCGCTCGTCACGGTGGTCGACGCGGCCCCGGCGCGCGCGCCGCAGCCGCAAGCGGTGAGCCGAGCGCTCGCGCTGCTGGCCGAGGCGCGGCGCCCGCTCGTGATCCTCGGCAAGGGTGCCGCCTACGCGCGCGCCGAAGGCGGGATCCGCGCGTTCCTCGAAGCCACCGGCATTCCCTATCTGCCGATGTCGATGGCCAAGGGCCTGCTGCCCGACGACCATCCGCAGTCGGCCGCCGCGGCGCGCTCGCTCGCGCTGGGGCAGGCCGACGTCGTGATGCTGGTGGGCGCGCGGCTGAACTGGCTGCTGGGGCACGGCCGCGCGCCGCAGTGGGCGCAGGACGCGCGCTTCATCCAGATCGACATCGAGCCCGCCGAGTTCGACAGCAACCGCGCGATCGACGCGCCGCTGGCCGCCGACATCGGCTCCGCGATGGCGGCGCTGCACGCCGGGCTCGCCGCCACGCCGGTGCAGGCGCCGCGCGACTGGATCGAGGCGATCGCCGAACGCCGGCGCCGCAACGAGACGCGCATGGCGCAGACACTGCAGGCCGATCCGAGCCCGATGACGTTCCAGAGCGCGCTGCGCGCGGTGCGCGACGTGCTCGCCGCGCACGACGAGGTCCATCTCGTCAACGAAGGCGCGAACACGCTCGACTTCGCCCGCAACATCATCGACATGCGGCAGCCGCGCCGGCGGCTCGACGCCGGCACCTGGGGCGTGATGGGGATCGGCATGGGCTACGCGATCGGCGCCGCCGTCACGAGCGGCCAGCCCGTGGTGGCGCTCGAAGGCGACAGCGCGTTCGGCTTCAGCGGCATGGAGATCGAGACCCTCTGCCGGTATCGGCTGCCGGTGGTGATCGTGGTCTTCAACAACGGCGGCATCTATCACGGCGACGACGTGAATCGCGGCGGCGGCACCGACCCCGGGCCGACCGTGCTGATGGGCGCGGCGCGCCACGACCGGCTGATCGAGGCGTTCGGCGGCACCGGCTACCGCGTCGAGCGTCCGGCCGAGCTGGCCGCGGCGCTGAGCGCGGCGCTGGCCGCCGGCACGCCGGCGCTGATCGACTGCGTGATCGATCCGCATGCCGGCACGGAAAGCGGCCACCTGAAGAACCTCAACCCGCGCAGCGCGCTGGCGGCGGCGAAGTGA
- the frc gene encoding formyl-CoA transferase, protein MELPLSGIKVIDFTGVQSGPACTQMMAWYGADVIKVERPGVGDVTRNQLRDIPDLDALYFTMLNSNKRSLELNTKTPEGKAIMEQLVREADILVENFHPGALDHMGFTWEHLQALNPRLIFGSIKGFDDDSPYAHIKAYENVAQCAGGAASTTGFWDGPPTISAAALGDSNTGMHLLIGLLTALIGREKTGRGQRVTISMQDSVLNLCRVKLRDQQRLERVGYLEEYPQYPHGTFTDVVPRGGNAGGGGQPGWILKCKGWQSDPNAYIYFTIQEQNWPATCDAIGKPEWKDDPAYNTAKARQSVIFEIFAEIEKVLADKTKFEAVDYLSGFDVPCAPVLTMKEIANDASLRASGTVVEVEQKKRGKYLTVGSPIKFSGFTPKIAGAPLLGEHNDEILAALGYSKQQIDALREKKVI, encoded by the coding sequence ATGGAACTCCCGCTCAGCGGCATCAAGGTCATCGACTTCACCGGCGTTCAATCGGGCCCGGCCTGCACCCAGATGATGGCGTGGTACGGCGCCGACGTGATCAAGGTCGAACGGCCCGGCGTGGGTGACGTCACGCGCAACCAGCTGCGCGACATTCCCGATCTGGACGCGCTCTACTTCACGATGCTCAACAGCAACAAGCGTTCGCTGGAATTGAACACGAAGACGCCCGAGGGCAAGGCGATCATGGAGCAGCTGGTCCGCGAGGCCGACATCCTGGTCGAGAACTTCCACCCTGGCGCGCTCGACCACATGGGCTTCACCTGGGAGCATCTGCAGGCGTTGAACCCGCGCCTGATCTTCGGTTCGATCAAGGGCTTCGACGACGATTCGCCCTACGCCCACATCAAGGCCTACGAGAACGTCGCGCAATGCGCGGGCGGCGCGGCCTCCACCACCGGCTTCTGGGACGGCCCGCCCACCATCAGCGCGGCCGCGCTCGGCGACAGCAATACCGGCATGCACCTGCTGATCGGCCTGCTCACCGCGCTGATCGGCCGGGAGAAGACGGGCCGCGGGCAGCGCGTGACGATCTCGATGCAGGACAGCGTGCTGAACCTGTGCCGCGTGAAGCTGCGCGACCAGCAGCGGCTGGAGCGCGTGGGCTACCTCGAGGAATATCCGCAGTACCCGCACGGCACGTTCACCGACGTGGTGCCGCGCGGCGGCAACGCGGGCGGCGGCGGCCAGCCCGGCTGGATCCTCAAGTGCAAGGGCTGGCAGAGCGATCCGAACGCCTACATCTATTTCACGATCCAGGAGCAGAACTGGCCGGCGACCTGCGACGCGATCGGCAAGCCGGAATGGAAGGACGATCCGGCCTACAACACGGCCAAGGCGCGGCAGTCGGTGATCTTCGAGATCTTCGCCGAGATCGAGAAGGTGCTGGCCGACAAGACCAAGTTCGAGGCGGTCGATTACCTGAGCGGGTTCGACGTGCCGTGCGCGCCGGTGCTGACGATGAAGGAAATCGCCAACGACGCCTCGCTGCGCGCGAGCGGCACCGTGGTCGAGGTCGAGCAGAAGAAGCGCGGCAAGTACCTGACGGTCGGCAGTCCGATCAAGTTCTCCGGGTTCACGCCGAAGATCGCCGGCGCGCCGCTGCTGGGCGAGCACAACGACGAGATCCTCGCCGCGCTCGGCTATTCGAAACAGCAGATCGATGCGTTGCGCGAGAAGAAGGTCATCTGA